In Marinobacter sp. LQ44, the following are encoded in one genomic region:
- a CDS encoding acyl-CoA dehydrogenase C-terminal domain-containing protein, with product MPEYKAPLRDIKFVMNELLNSEQHYANLEGAEDATPDMVDAIIQEGAKFCEQVLSPLNQVGDQEGCTWSEDGVKTPTGFKEAYQQYVEGGWPSMTADPNYGGQGLPHSIGLVISEMVGTSNWSWGMYPGLSHGATNTIEAHGTEEQKQTYLTKLISGEWTGTMCLTEPHCGSDLGTLRTKAEPNADGTYSITGTKIFISAGEHDMAENIVHIVLARLPGAPEGTKGISLFIVPKQLPNEDGSAGERNAVSCGSLEHKMGIHGNATCVMNFDGAKGWLIGPENKGLNCMFTFMNTARIGTAIQGLGAAELGFQGSLAYAKDRLAMRSLSGPKNPDGIADPIIVHPDVRRMLLTQKVVAEGARALIYLAGQQVDVVHSGKTEEERKHADALLGFLTPIAKAFLTEIGYESANLGMQVFGGHGFITEWGMEQNVRDSRIGMIYEGTTGIQALDLLGRKVLMTQGEALKVFTKQVHVFCKENADNEQLKEFIEPLAAINKEWGDLTMKVGMTAMKNREEVGAAAVDYLMYSGYAVFAYLWARMAKVALDKMADGTSEEMFYNAKVQSARFYFKRLLPRTKTHAETMLAGSDSLLDMPEEAFAI from the coding sequence ATGCCTGAGTACAAAGCGCCCCTGCGTGATATCAAATTCGTAATGAACGAGCTGCTGAACAGTGAGCAGCACTACGCCAATCTGGAAGGTGCCGAAGATGCAACTCCGGATATGGTCGATGCCATCATCCAGGAAGGTGCAAAGTTCTGTGAGCAGGTATTGTCTCCGCTGAACCAGGTGGGTGACCAGGAAGGCTGTACCTGGAGCGAAGACGGCGTAAAGACGCCGACTGGCTTCAAAGAGGCTTACCAGCAGTACGTTGAAGGTGGCTGGCCGTCCATGACTGCCGACCCCAACTACGGTGGCCAGGGCCTGCCTCACTCCATCGGCCTGGTCATCAGTGAAATGGTTGGCACCTCCAACTGGTCCTGGGGTATGTACCCGGGCCTGAGCCACGGCGCTACCAATACCATCGAAGCCCACGGCACCGAAGAGCAGAAGCAGACCTACCTGACCAAACTGATCAGTGGCGAGTGGACCGGCACCATGTGTCTGACCGAGCCGCACTGTGGTTCGGACCTGGGCACCCTGCGTACCAAGGCCGAGCCGAACGCTGACGGTACCTACAGCATCACTGGCACCAAGATCTTCATCTCTGCCGGCGAGCACGACATGGCCGAGAACATCGTCCATATCGTACTGGCACGTCTGCCGGGCGCACCGGAAGGCACCAAGGGCATCTCCCTGTTCATCGTGCCCAAGCAGCTGCCAAACGAAGACGGCTCTGCCGGCGAGCGCAACGCGGTATCCTGTGGTTCCCTGGAGCACAAGATGGGTATCCACGGTAACGCCACCTGCGTCATGAACTTTGACGGCGCCAAGGGTTGGCTGATCGGGCCTGAGAACAAGGGTCTGAACTGCATGTTCACCTTCATGAATACCGCCCGTATCGGTACCGCTATCCAGGGTCTGGGGGCCGCTGAGCTGGGCTTCCAGGGTTCCCTGGCCTACGCCAAAGACCGTCTGGCCATGCGCTCCCTGAGCGGCCCGAAGAACCCGGACGGCATCGCTGATCCGATCATCGTGCACCCGGACGTGCGCCGCATGCTGCTGACCCAGAAGGTTGTCGCTGAAGGCGCCCGTGCCCTGATCTACCTGGCGGGTCAGCAAGTGGACGTGGTCCACAGTGGCAAGACCGAAGAAGAGCGCAAGCACGCCGACGCGCTGCTGGGCTTCCTGACTCCGATCGCCAAGGCGTTCCTGACTGAAATCGGTTACGAGTCTGCCAACCTGGGTATGCAGGTATTCGGTGGCCACGGTTTCATCACTGAGTGGGGCATGGAGCAGAACGTACGTGACTCCCGCATCGGTATGATCTACGAGGGTACCACCGGTATCCAGGCGCTGGATCTGCTGGGCCGTAAGGTCCTGATGACCCAGGGTGAAGCTCTGAAAGTGTTCACCAAGCAGGTTCACGTATTCTGCAAAGAGAACGCCGACAACGAGCAGCTGAAAGAGTTTATCGAGCCGCTGGCTGCGATCAACAAAGAGTGGGGCGACCTGACCATGAAGGTTGGTATGACCGCCATGAAGAACCGTGAAGAAGTCGGTGCCGCTGCGGTGGACTACCTGATGTACTCCGGTTACGCGGTATTCGCCTACCTGTGGGCCCGTATGGCCAAAGTGGCACTGGACAAGATGGCTGATGGCACCTCCGAAGAGATGTTCTACAACGCCAAGGTGCAGTCTGCACGCTTCTACTTCAAGCGTCTGCTGCCGCGCACCAAGACCCACGCAGAAACCATGCTGGCCGGCTCTGACAGCCTGCTGGATATGCCGGAAGAAGCCTTCGCTATCTAA
- a CDS encoding putative metalloprotease CJM1_0395 family protein, which translates to MNILSSIPPAYPTVASAAPAANSIPSSGSSPVTPGEGFATDADDSSRGVEQSPEGRTANRSTDPESGARANPQGLTDAELKELSELKARDREVRAHEAAHQAVGGQYAGAMSFTYQRGPDGAQYAVGGEVPIDVSPVAGDPQATIEKMRVVRAAAMAPAQPSAQDRAVAAQAMQTMLQAQSELAAGEGEREPAPGVGTARDEPAQGQPGNARQANETYRSVSAMQGADSVFGEPTSIFA; encoded by the coding sequence ATGAATATTCTCTCTTCCATTCCTCCTGCCTACCCGACGGTTGCCAGTGCCGCCCCAGCGGCCAACAGTATTCCGTCGAGTGGGTCGTCCCCTGTCACGCCAGGTGAAGGCTTTGCGACCGACGCTGATGATTCTTCGCGGGGCGTGGAGCAATCGCCAGAGGGCCGAACTGCCAATCGGTCCACCGATCCGGAATCGGGTGCCCGGGCCAATCCACAGGGCCTGACAGACGCTGAGCTCAAGGAGTTAAGCGAACTCAAGGCCAGGGACCGGGAGGTGCGGGCCCATGAGGCCGCGCACCAGGCGGTTGGCGGTCAATACGCCGGAGCCATGTCGTTCACCTATCAGCGCGGCCCCGATGGCGCCCAGTACGCCGTGGGCGGTGAAGTCCCCATCGATGTGTCTCCGGTTGCCGGCGATCCGCAGGCGACCATCGAAAAAATGCGCGTGGTACGCGCGGCTGCTATGGCCCCGGCGCAACCCTCAGCGCAGGATCGGGCTGTCGCGGCCCAAGCCATGCAGACCATGTTGCAGGCGCAGTCTGAACTGGCGGCGGGCGAAGGCGAGCGTGAGCCAGCGCCGGGTGTCGGAACGGCTCGGGACGAACCAGCCCAAGGCCAGCCCGGCAATGCCCGCCAGGCCAATGAAACCTACCGCAGCGTTTCCGCCATGCAGGGTGCCGACAGTGTGTTCGGCGAACCAACGTCCATATTTGCCTGA
- a CDS encoding flagellar basal body rod C-terminal domain-containing protein has protein sequence MINNTLSLGIQGIQDGMAGMENAARKIARGGVDGPQGSAEGSGNLAEPLIEMTLYERSVQASAQVVKTADETLGTLLDIRA, from the coding sequence ATGATCAACAACACCCTTTCTCTTGGTATTCAAGGTATCCAGGATGGCATGGCGGGTATGGAAAATGCGGCCCGGAAGATTGCCCGTGGCGGTGTTGACGGCCCTCAGGGTTCTGCTGAGGGTTCGGGTAATCTGGCTGAGCCACTGATTGAAATGACGCTCTACGAGCGCAGTGTTCAGGCGTCTGCGCAGGTTGTGAAGACCGCCGACGAAACTCTGGGAACGCTCCTGGATATCCGTGCCTGA
- the bioD gene encoding dethiobiotin synthase — MAKKTYFVTGTDTGVGKTIAAAAILEAARQLGKRTLAMKPIASGCEQTPDGLRNEDALMLQAAITEELPYDALNPIALEPAIAPHVAAQQAGKNITAQRLVGFCRGLQIRPADLMLIEGAGGWRVPLNDRETYAAVPRELGLDVVMVVPLKLGCINHAMLTAEAIRADGLFVAGWVANHPEEEVMSCEQDTLNYLTTHLGAPCLGVLPWLDGTPADQLPEVLARFLNIRPLIEI; from the coding sequence ATGGCAAAGAAAACCTATTTCGTAACAGGCACCGACACCGGCGTGGGCAAAACCATCGCTGCTGCTGCCATTCTGGAGGCTGCCCGACAGCTGGGTAAACGCACGCTGGCGATGAAACCCATAGCGTCAGGGTGCGAGCAGACCCCGGATGGACTGCGTAATGAAGACGCCCTGATGCTGCAGGCGGCCATTACCGAAGAGCTTCCCTACGATGCCCTCAACCCCATCGCACTGGAGCCGGCCATTGCCCCCCACGTTGCGGCGCAACAGGCGGGCAAGAACATCACGGCCCAGCGCCTTGTGGGCTTTTGCCGTGGCCTGCAGATTCGACCCGCCGACCTGATGCTGATTGAGGGTGCTGGTGGTTGGCGGGTTCCCCTCAACGATCGGGAAACCTACGCAGCGGTGCCGCGGGAGCTGGGGCTGGATGTGGTAATGGTCGTGCCCCTGAAACTTGGTTGTATCAACCACGCCATGCTCACCGCGGAGGCCATCAGGGCCGATGGTCTGTTCGTGGCAGGCTGGGTAGCCAATCATCCCGAAGAGGAAGTCATGAGCTGTGAGCAGGACACCCTTAACTATTTGACAACGCACCTCGGAGCACCATGCCTGGGTGTTTTGCCGTGGTTGGATGGCACTCCGGCTGATCAGTTGCCGGAAGTCCTGGCAAGATTCCTGAATATTCGCCCGTTGATTGAAATTTGA
- the bioC gene encoding malonyl-ACP O-methyltransferase BioC — MSAYSDLTAITRAEGGTGSKACIARGFGGASQTYDSASRLQKTMGDTMLAHLPENLKPTTILDLGCGTGWFTRKLASQYPNAAITGADLAPGMLEQAKASSSETIRWLNADAEQLPVPDNSTDLIFSNLMVQWSTRPELVLAECQRILKPGGILAISTLLEGTLEELKQAWAYADPGQPHVNRFTHHADWKRLTGQQLPGSTLETATLALPYDSPMALNRELKHLGAVFKGEERRRTITAPGRFKAMCAAYPSTEDGLVVASYHAGWLYWTKTSR; from the coding sequence ATGAGCGCCTACAGCGATCTGACGGCAATAACCCGTGCCGAAGGTGGAACCGGCAGTAAAGCCTGTATTGCCCGGGGGTTCGGCGGCGCCAGTCAGACCTACGACAGTGCCTCTCGCCTGCAAAAAACCATGGGCGACACCATGCTCGCCCACCTACCGGAGAACCTGAAGCCGACAACTATCCTGGATCTCGGCTGTGGTACCGGCTGGTTCACCCGCAAACTGGCAAGCCAATACCCGAACGCTGCCATCACCGGCGCAGACCTGGCTCCCGGCATGCTGGAACAGGCTAAAGCCAGCAGCTCCGAGACCATCCGCTGGCTCAATGCAGACGCCGAACAGCTCCCGGTGCCAGACAATAGCACCGACCTGATCTTCAGCAACCTGATGGTCCAGTGGAGCACCCGCCCGGAACTCGTCCTGGCCGAATGCCAAAGAATCCTCAAACCCGGCGGCATCCTCGCCATCTCCACCTTGCTGGAAGGCACCCTGGAAGAACTCAAGCAAGCCTGGGCCTACGCCGACCCCGGCCAGCCCCACGTTAACCGTTTTACCCACCATGCGGACTGGAAGCGATTGACTGGCCAGCAGCTCCCCGGATCTACATTGGAGACGGCAACCCTGGCTTTACCATATGATTCCCCCATGGCCCTGAACCGGGAACTCAAACACCTCGGCGCCGTGTTCAAAGGCGAAGAGCGCCGCAGAACCATCACCGCCCCGGGACGATTCAAGGCGATGTGTGCTGCTTATCCGAGCACGGAAGACGGCCTGGTCGTCGCCAGCTATCACGCAGGCTGGCTGTACTGGACTAAAACCTCTCGTTAG
- the bioF gene encoding 8-amino-7-oxononanoate synthase — protein sequence MRDFALEIEQRKRDGLYRSRRLVSGPQKPELVADGAELLSFCSNDYLGLANHSGNVAALRDALAETGLGGAASHLVCGHHDAHHQLEQRLAAFTRRSSALFFSTGYMANMGVISALAGRGDTIFSDRLNHASIIDGCILSRARVRRYGHGDVAALERMLAETSGHKLVVTDGVFSMDGDIAPLKELARVCKAHDALLVVDDAHGIGVLGPQGRGSVLEAGLSEDEVPVLIGTLGKAVGTSGAFVAGPEVLMDYLVQKARTYIYTTAMPPAVALASCASIDLIEQDDARRSHLQALIARFRSGAQQLGYQLMPSLTPIQPIMVGDNHAALALSRALEEQGILVTAIRPPTVPEGEARLRVTLSAAHSEEQLDRLLQALAQCHSLLPEQAAQESVAV from the coding sequence ATGCGTGATTTCGCCCTGGAGATTGAACAGCGTAAACGGGACGGTTTGTACCGGTCCCGTCGCCTGGTTTCCGGGCCGCAGAAGCCGGAGCTGGTGGCGGACGGGGCGGAACTGTTGTCGTTCTGTAGCAACGATTATCTTGGGCTGGCTAATCACTCTGGCAATGTTGCCGCGCTGCGGGACGCGTTGGCCGAGACCGGGTTGGGTGGTGCAGCATCGCACCTGGTGTGTGGTCACCATGATGCCCATCATCAGCTGGAGCAGCGGCTGGCGGCGTTTACCCGGCGTAGTTCGGCGTTGTTTTTTTCCACCGGTTACATGGCGAACATGGGTGTGATTTCTGCACTCGCAGGGCGTGGGGATACAATTTTTTCTGACCGTTTGAATCATGCGTCGATTATTGATGGCTGCATCCTCAGCCGGGCTCGGGTTCGGCGTTATGGGCACGGGGATGTCGCAGCCTTGGAGCGGATGCTGGCTGAGACGTCGGGGCACAAGCTGGTGGTGACCGATGGTGTGTTCAGTATGGACGGTGATATCGCGCCGCTGAAGGAACTTGCCCGGGTGTGTAAGGCCCACGATGCCCTGTTGGTGGTGGATGATGCACACGGTATTGGCGTGCTTGGTCCCCAGGGGCGGGGCAGTGTGCTGGAGGCCGGGTTGTCGGAGGATGAGGTGCCGGTTTTGATTGGTACTCTTGGCAAGGCGGTGGGCACCAGTGGTGCGTTTGTGGCCGGGCCGGAGGTACTGATGGATTATCTGGTACAGAAGGCTCGAACGTATATTTACACGACTGCCATGCCGCCGGCGGTGGCGCTGGCAAGCTGTGCCAGTATTGATCTGATCGAACAGGATGATGCGCGCCGCTCCCATTTGCAGGCACTGATTGCCCGGTTCCGTTCCGGGGCGCAGCAGCTGGGCTATCAGCTGATGCCATCGCTCACGCCCATCCAGCCCATTATGGTGGGGGATAACCATGCAGCTTTGGCATTGAGCCGGGCGCTGGAGGAGCAGGGCATACTGGTCACTGCCATTCGCCCGCCCACGGTTCCGGAGGGCGAAGCACGGTTGCGGGTAACCCTGAGCGCCGCGCATTCTGAAGAACAGCTTGATCGGTTGTTGCAAGCGTTGGCTCAGTGCCATTCCCTGTTACCGGAGCAGGCCGCTCAGGAGTCTGTTGCGGTATGA
- the bioB gene encoding biotin synthase BioB, whose product MTATALRHDWTLQEARDLFNLPFNDLLFRAQTVHREHFDPNEVQVSTLLSIKTGACPEDCKYCPQSGHYNTGLEKEKLLEIEKVVAEARAAKQKGASRFCMGAAWRSPSKKDMPYVLDMVKQVKSLGMETCMTLGMLKEEEARELADAGLDYYNHNLDTSEKYYNHIITTRTYQDRLDTLDNVRKAGMKVCCGGIMGMGEDEDDRVGLLVQLANLPQHPESVPVNMLVKVKGTPLEDVEDLEPFDFIRMIAVARIMMPASHVRLSAGREQMNEQMQSLCFMAGANSIFYGEKLLTTSNPEADADMQLFRKLGIRPEQREQCATEEQEAEALAEAVEYEATRHMFYDATRESA is encoded by the coding sequence ATGACCGCCACAGCACTGCGTCACGACTGGACACTTCAGGAAGCCCGGGATCTTTTCAATCTGCCGTTCAACGATTTGCTATTCCGGGCCCAGACCGTGCACCGCGAGCACTTTGACCCAAACGAAGTGCAGGTCAGCACCCTGTTGAGCATCAAGACGGGCGCCTGCCCGGAAGACTGCAAGTATTGCCCCCAGAGTGGCCATTACAACACCGGGCTGGAGAAGGAAAAGCTGCTGGAGATTGAGAAGGTGGTGGCGGAAGCCCGGGCGGCGAAGCAGAAAGGGGCTTCCCGGTTCTGTATGGGGGCGGCCTGGCGCAGTCCGTCCAAAAAAGACATGCCTTATGTCCTCGATATGGTAAAGCAGGTCAAATCCCTGGGCATGGAAACCTGTATGACCCTGGGCATGCTGAAGGAAGAAGAAGCACGCGAGCTGGCCGACGCCGGGTTGGATTACTATAACCACAACCTGGATACGTCGGAGAAGTATTACAACCACATCATCACAACCCGCACCTATCAGGACCGCCTGGATACCCTGGATAACGTCCGCAAGGCCGGCATGAAGGTCTGCTGTGGCGGCATCATGGGTATGGGTGAAGACGAAGATGACCGCGTTGGTTTGCTGGTTCAGCTGGCGAATCTGCCGCAGCACCCGGAGAGTGTGCCGGTGAATATGCTGGTGAAGGTAAAGGGTACGCCGCTGGAGGATGTGGAGGACCTGGAGCCGTTTGATTTTATCCGGATGATTGCGGTGGCGCGGATTATGATGCCGGCGTCCCACGTTCGTTTGTCTGCGGGTCGCGAGCAGATGAATGAGCAGATGCAGTCGTTGTGTTTTATGGCCGGTGCCAACTCCATTTTCTACGGCGAGAAGCTGCTGACCACGTCCAATCCTGAGGCGGATGCGGATATGCAGTTGTTCCGCAAGCTGGGGATTCGGCCGGAGCAGCGGGAGCAGTGTGCTACCGAGGAGCAGGAGGCTGAGGCGCTGGCCGAGGCGGTGGAGTATGAGGCCACGCGGCATATGTTTTATGACGCTACTCGGGAGTCTGCCTGA
- a CDS encoding ComF family protein, which yields MINGLKPLSTFIERKVNSVQSSGRCVSCLSPQAHHGLCTGCREDLPANRWHCHSCALPLAFATPGMRCGECQTLTPPFSRSLIPWRYQYPVDGMIGRYKYQGHRKFARPLLTGFASFLEQNLESEQKPDVLIPAPMHWLRRWQRGFNQAQDIAEFVGARLDIPVAAGVVRRSRRVKAQRSLNRAARLQNLRDVFEVRGAVPERVAIVDDVVTTGATVRVLASALKEAGAGDIQVWALARTPG from the coding sequence ATGATAAACGGACTGAAACCGCTGTCAACCTTCATTGAACGAAAGGTTAACAGCGTGCAGAGTAGTGGCCGCTGTGTCAGTTGCCTGTCGCCCCAGGCACACCATGGGCTATGCACCGGCTGCCGTGAAGACCTGCCGGCCAACCGCTGGCACTGCCACAGTTGCGCCCTGCCCCTGGCCTTTGCCACACCGGGCATGCGGTGCGGCGAATGCCAGACACTGACTCCGCCCTTTTCCCGATCACTGATTCCCTGGCGCTACCAGTATCCGGTGGATGGCATGATTGGCCGCTACAAGTATCAGGGCCACCGTAAATTCGCCCGCCCGCTGTTAACCGGTTTCGCCAGCTTTCTGGAACAGAACCTTGAGTCGGAGCAGAAACCGGATGTTCTGATTCCCGCCCCGATGCACTGGCTCAGGCGCTGGCAACGGGGTTTTAACCAGGCCCAGGACATTGCCGAGTTTGTTGGCGCCCGGCTGGACATTCCGGTCGCGGCCGGGGTGGTGCGCCGGTCGCGGCGGGTGAAGGCTCAGCGGAGTCTGAACAGGGCTGCGCGACTGCAGAATCTGCGGGATGTGTTTGAGGTGCGCGGAGCGGTGCCGGAGCGGGTGGCGATTGTTGATGATGTGGTTACCACGGGGGCTACGGTCAGGGTTCTTGCTTCTGCGTTGAAGGAAGCGGGGGCTGGCGACATTCAGGTTTGGGCTTTGGCTCGGACTCCCGGGTAA